One Spea bombifrons isolate aSpeBom1 chromosome 1, aSpeBom1.2.pri, whole genome shotgun sequence DNA window includes the following coding sequences:
- the C1H12orf76 gene encoding uncharacterized protein C12orf76 homolog, whose protein sequence is MLGQGRMQEVSRLALLSLAVCASESRAQTDTTPALIRPYAVLLKQNMVLLGSILSILLIVMIFLAVCVYKPIRRR, encoded by the exons ATGCTGGGCCAGGGAAGGATGCAGGAGGTGTCGCGGCTGGCGCTGCTCTCCCTCGCAGTGTGCGCGTCGGAGTCCCGGGCGCAGACAGACACTACCCCGGCACTGATCCGACCCTATGCGGTGCTGCTCAAACAGAACATGG TCTTGCTGGGGAGCATCTTAAGCATCTTGTTGATAGTGATGATCTTCCTGGCCGTGTGCGTGTACAAACCCATCCGAAGACGATAG